A genomic stretch from Chryseobacterium sp. SNU WT5 includes:
- a CDS encoding cupin-like domain-containing protein, which produces MGLHLQPIDVVETITKEEFREKYLLTRKPVVIKNMAKNWPAYQKWTMDYMKEVVGDVEVPLYDSSKADPAAPINSSATKMKFSDYIDLIKDKPTDLRIFLFDPIKFAPKLLDDYISPKDLMGGFLDKYPNMFFGGQGSQTFLHFDIDMPHIFHTHFNGRKHVLLFDYKWKERLYKLPLATYALEDYDIANPDYEQFPALNGVEGIECYLEHGDTLFMPTGWWHYMKYLDGSFSISQRAWDKSWAVKAHSLWNLLVQRNIDNVLKKKYKQKYMDWKERKAVERANRALKKGLPN; this is translated from the coding sequence ATGGGACTTCACTTACAACCAATCGACGTAGTAGAAACAATTACTAAGGAAGAATTCCGAGAGAAATATCTACTCACAAGAAAGCCAGTTGTCATCAAAAATATGGCAAAAAATTGGCCTGCGTATCAGAAATGGACGATGGACTATATGAAAGAAGTGGTTGGTGATGTCGAGGTTCCGTTGTACGATTCCTCCAAAGCAGATCCGGCGGCACCCATCAATTCATCAGCGACGAAAATGAAATTCTCCGATTATATCGATTTAATTAAAGATAAACCAACGGATTTACGGATTTTTCTTTTTGATCCCATTAAATTTGCACCTAAACTCTTGGACGATTATATTTCACCCAAAGATTTAATGGGCGGCTTTTTGGATAAATATCCGAACATGTTTTTTGGCGGCCAAGGCTCGCAAACCTTTCTGCATTTCGATATTGATATGCCTCATATTTTTCATACTCACTTTAATGGCAGAAAACATGTTTTGCTTTTCGATTACAAGTGGAAAGAGCGGCTTTATAAATTGCCACTCGCAACTTATGCCTTAGAAGATTATGATATTGCAAATCCCGATTATGAACAATTCCCTGCTTTAAATGGTGTTGAAGGAATTGAATGTTACCTGGAACATGGAGATACTTTGTTTATGCCGACTGGTTGGTGGCATTACATGAAATATTTAGACGGAAGCTTTTCAATTTCACAAAGAGCCTGGGACAAATCGTGGGCGGTAAAAGCACATTCTCTCTGGAATCTATTGGTTCAAAGAAATATCGATAATGTCTTAAAAAAGAAATACAAACAAAAATATATGGACTGGAAAGAGCGAAAAGCCGTCGAGCGTGCCAATCGAGCTTTGAAGAAAGGTCTGCCTAATTAA
- the feoB gene encoding ferrous iron transport protein B codes for MSTSNPKQILLVGNPNVGKSTVFNLLCNKKQKTGNYAGVTVASYSGTYEYEGEQVEVIDLPGSYSIYPSSEDEAIFSKFLIDEQQTYSGVVYILEALSIKRGLLLFQQIQDLGIPILLVVNQIDQAERRGVNIDIDNLSKELNVKVLKANAKENQGIEELRTEICRGNFMKSETVSFDIPTEHKGLVFKILQETKEKNQYKVWTLLSSDTYLGKLETVHDQINNDEVKCLVPKRLQTQETIRRYQKIDQIISKVLSKKPQFKELLTEKLDKVLVHRFWGYIIFGVILLIIFQSVFFLAEYPMNWISDFFLWLSNFVSAQLPAGPINSLLANGIIPGVGGIMVFAPQIGILLYFLYLLEDSGYMARVIFLMDRFLRPFGLNGKSIVPLVSGTACAIPAIMSTRNIENVKERLITILVTPFMTCSARLPVYSIIIGLIIPNKFFIGISYKAIALMAMYFLGFFTSLMASLILKKIIKSKGKSFLVMDLPSYKMPLFAYDFKIMLGKVWEFITGAGKIIFLFSIVIWFFSYIGPTQNKKEFIATDVKLDHSYLAKMGKSIEPAIAPLGYDWKMGVGILTSFVAREVFVGTMSTLYSLDDEAPEGKIIDKMRADKKPNGEPVYSFATGISILFFYAFAMQCVSTLAVVYRETKSWKWTMAQLVGMSGLAYIASLIVYQILK; via the coding sequence ATGAGCACTTCAAATCCCAAACAAATTCTTTTAGTAGGAAATCCCAATGTTGGGAAATCTACCGTCTTTAATTTGTTATGTAACAAAAAACAGAAAACCGGTAACTATGCCGGCGTTACTGTTGCCAGCTATTCTGGTACTTATGAGTATGAAGGCGAGCAGGTTGAGGTAATCGATCTACCAGGTTCTTACAGTATATACCCGAGCTCTGAAGATGAAGCGATCTTTTCGAAATTTCTCATCGATGAGCAACAAACCTATTCGGGTGTTGTTTATATTCTTGAAGCATTGAGCATTAAAAGAGGTTTGCTTCTTTTCCAGCAAATTCAGGATTTGGGAATTCCTATTTTATTAGTCGTTAACCAAATTGACCAAGCCGAAAGAAGAGGTGTCAATATTGATATCGACAATCTTTCAAAGGAATTAAATGTTAAGGTTTTAAAAGCAAATGCTAAAGAAAATCAGGGTATTGAAGAGTTACGCACAGAAATTTGCCGTGGTAATTTCATGAAGTCAGAAACCGTTTCATTTGATATACCTACCGAACATAAAGGGTTGGTTTTTAAAATTTTACAGGAAACAAAAGAAAAAAATCAGTATAAAGTCTGGACTTTACTTTCATCTGACACTTATCTTGGGAAATTAGAAACAGTACATGACCAAATCAATAACGATGAGGTTAAATGTTTAGTTCCCAAAAGATTACAAACCCAAGAAACAATCAGGCGTTATCAAAAAATCGATCAGATTATTTCTAAAGTTTTGTCCAAAAAGCCTCAATTTAAGGAGTTACTCACAGAGAAACTGGATAAGGTCCTAGTACATCGTTTTTGGGGTTATATCATTTTCGGAGTAATTTTATTAATCATATTTCAAAGTGTTTTCTTCTTAGCTGAATATCCTATGAACTGGATTTCAGATTTTTTCCTTTGGCTATCTAATTTTGTGAGTGCGCAGCTTCCTGCAGGCCCAATAAATTCCCTTTTGGCAAATGGGATTATCCCAGGAGTTGGTGGGATTATGGTTTTTGCGCCACAAATTGGTATTTTGCTCTATTTTCTTTATTTATTAGAGGATTCTGGCTACATGGCAAGAGTTATATTCTTAATGGACCGGTTTCTAAGACCGTTTGGTTTAAATGGGAAAAGTATTGTGCCACTCGTTTCGGGGACAGCATGCGCTATTCCTGCGATTATGTCTACCAGAAACATTGAGAATGTTAAAGAGCGTTTAATTACCATTTTGGTAACGCCGTTTATGACGTGTTCGGCGAGACTTCCTGTTTACAGTATCATCATTGGATTAATTATTCCTAATAAATTTTTTATTGGAATCAGTTATAAAGCTATTGCATTAATGGCGATGTATTTCCTTGGATTTTTTACTTCGTTAATGGCATCTTTAATTCTTAAAAAAATAATTAAAAGCAAAGGGAAATCTTTTCTGGTCATGGATTTGCCTTCTTATAAAATGCCGCTTTTTGCTTATGATTTCAAAATCATGTTGGGAAAAGTCTGGGAGTTTATCACTGGTGCCGGAAAAATTATTTTCTTATTCAGTATCGTGATCTGGTTTTTCTCTTATATTGGACCAACTCAAAATAAGAAGGAATTTATCGCTACCGATGTGAAATTAGATCATTCTTATCTCGCCAAAATGGGTAAATCAATTGAGCCGGCAATTGCACCGCTAGGTTATGACTGGAAAATGGGCGTGGGAATTTTAACCAGTTTTGTTGCGAGAGAAGTATTTGTAGGAACCATGTCCACGTTATACAGCCTAGACGACGAAGCGCCGGAAGGTAAGATTATTGATAAAATGCGGGCAGATAAAAAACCAAACGGAGAACCTGTTTATAGTTTTGCAACCGGAATTTCCATCCTCTTCTTTTATGCCTTTGCGATGCAATGTGTTTCTACTTTGGCCGTTGTATATAGAGAGACTAAATCCTGGAAATGGACTATGGCGCAACTCGTCGGCATGTCTGGATTAGCTTATATTGCTTCTTTAATCGTTTATCAAATTTTGAAATAA
- a CDS encoding GLPGLI family protein — MKLYEMKKLLTLTLLTAFLALGAQETANRFFYELTFKPKKDSAKLDKVMTVLDISKDKSIYQDYTGIAQDSMVVDAVKKMEKSGVFVDIMKSLKMPKFAYKVTKAYPTMKETYIDRISNKYFGYEDDLKFNWNILPIKEKIGDYNTQKATTEYGGRKWTAWFSTDLPFADGPYRFYGLPGLIVKIQDDGANYSWELKGNKKVENYSETTEGEKLVEKYGMSSVVNIIAKDKFQKAMDNFKADPLAEARPYMTAENMSRKMPGSDMTMGEYLKNQEKIAKDFFNANNNPIEIPAAKGKK, encoded by the coding sequence ATGAAATTATACGAAATGAAAAAATTATTGACACTGACTTTATTGACAGCATTCTTGGCACTAGGTGCTCAAGAAACTGCTAACAGGTTTTTTTATGAATTAACATTTAAACCGAAGAAAGATTCGGCGAAATTAGATAAAGTGATGACTGTTTTAGATATTTCTAAAGACAAATCTATTTATCAGGATTATACGGGTATCGCACAAGATTCAATGGTAGTAGATGCCGTAAAAAAGATGGAAAAATCAGGTGTTTTTGTTGATATTATGAAAAGTCTTAAGATGCCAAAATTCGCATATAAAGTTACGAAGGCTTATCCAACAATGAAAGAAACTTATATTGATCGAATTAGCAATAAATATTTCGGATATGAAGATGATTTGAAATTCAACTGGAATATTCTTCCCATAAAAGAAAAAATTGGAGACTACAATACCCAAAAAGCAACTACTGAATATGGAGGTAGAAAATGGACTGCTTGGTTTTCTACAGATCTACCATTTGCAGACGGACCTTACCGATTTTATGGACTTCCTGGTTTAATTGTAAAAATTCAAGATGATGGTGCAAATTATTCATGGGAACTAAAAGGGAATAAAAAAGTCGAAAATTACTCTGAAACTACTGAAGGAGAAAAATTAGTAGAAAAATATGGGATGAGTTCTGTTGTAAATATCATTGCAAAAGATAAATTTCAAAAAGCGATGGATAATTTTAAAGCGGATCCTTTGGCAGAAGCAAGACCGTATATGACTGCAGAAAATATGAGTAGAAAAATGCCGGGAAGCGACATGACAATGGGAGAGTATTTAAAAAATCAAGAAAAAATCGCAAAAGATTTTTTCAATGCAAATAATAACCCTATTGAAATTCCGGCTGCGAAAGGCAAAAAATAG
- a CDS encoding M14 family zinc carboxypeptidase: MKLLTSLFLLSSTLIFSQTKSQTPFEKGNGNQTTTYAEMVNFYDDLAKNFPTVTVKDFGTDDNGEPIRVVIYNASVDKSNPTILINNGIHPGEPDGIDATMMMMRDLVTGKIAVKNLRIVAVEAYNISGMLRRGKHSRANQNGPEEYGFRGNARNYDLNRDFIKNDTENGKAFQQIFQHFKPIYFIDNHVSNGADYQYLFTYISTNKERLGKNLGTYLNQKMQPEILQTLEKQGILTTPYVNIHGDSPDDGFPAFMDSPRYATGYTTLFNTMGTVAETHMLKPYKDRVRATYENMLSSINYTATHSKEIQKLMAESLADYQPKMKYPVQWKLDSTKFKMIDFKGYEAGKKPSEVSGKPRLFYDKTKPFNRKVKFYDQYIPTKEIAIPSFYVIPQSEEKVLEHLKRNNIAMKVIKQDSTIFAQQYKVSDYKTVKSPYEGHYLHYDTQVKSENKNFKFRKGDVLVSTKQYGVKYLLETLEPETTDSFFNWNFFDGILGQKEYFSDYVFEDTAADLLKNNQVLKTAFEFEKIANPDFAKDGKAQLEWVYKHSDYNEGSVGLYPIFRVL, translated from the coding sequence ATGAAATTACTTACCTCTCTTTTTCTTTTAAGTTCAACTTTAATTTTCTCTCAAACCAAATCCCAAACACCTTTCGAAAAAGGCAACGGAAACCAAACCACCACATATGCAGAAATGGTTAATTTCTACGATGATTTGGCGAAAAACTTTCCGACGGTTACTGTAAAAGATTTTGGCACTGACGATAATGGTGAGCCAATTAGAGTCGTGATATACAATGCTTCAGTCGATAAAAGCAATCCAACAATCCTAATCAACAACGGAATTCATCCCGGCGAACCCGATGGAATTGATGCGACCATGATGATGATGCGCGATTTAGTCACTGGAAAAATTGCGGTGAAGAATTTGCGAATCGTTGCAGTTGAAGCTTATAATATCTCCGGAATGTTAAGAAGAGGAAAACACAGCCGAGCCAACCAAAACGGTCCTGAAGAATATGGTTTCCGAGGCAATGCTAGAAACTACGATCTGAATCGGGATTTCATTAAAAACGATACAGAAAATGGGAAAGCTTTTCAGCAGATCTTTCAGCATTTTAAACCGATTTATTTTATTGATAATCATGTTTCAAATGGTGCAGATTATCAATATTTATTCACTTATATCTCGACCAATAAAGAGCGATTGGGTAAAAATTTGGGCACTTATCTGAACCAGAAAATGCAGCCTGAAATTTTGCAAACTTTAGAAAAGCAAGGAATTTTGACGACTCCTTACGTTAATATTCACGGCGATTCTCCTGATGACGGTTTTCCGGCATTCATGGACTCGCCAAGATATGCGACAGGCTACACTACACTTTTCAATACGATGGGAACGGTTGCCGAAACGCATATGTTGAAACCATATAAAGACCGTGTTCGTGCAACTTACGAAAACATGCTGAGTTCCATTAATTATACTGCAACTCATTCAAAGGAAATTCAAAAATTAATGGCTGAAAGTTTAGCTGATTACCAACCGAAAATGAAATATCCAGTTCAATGGAAATTAGACAGTACGAAGTTTAAAATGATTGATTTCAAAGGATATGAAGCTGGTAAAAAACCAAGTGAAGTTTCGGGCAAACCACGACTTTTCTATGACAAAACAAAACCTTTTAATCGAAAAGTGAAATTCTACGATCAGTATATTCCAACCAAAGAAATTGCGATTCCTTCTTTTTATGTGATTCCACAATCGGAAGAAAAAGTATTGGAACATCTGAAACGCAATAATATAGCGATGAAAGTGATCAAGCAAGATTCAACGATATTTGCGCAACAATATAAAGTGTCAGATTACAAAACAGTGAAAAGCCCGTACGAAGGACATTACCTTCATTATGATACTCAAGTGAAGTCAGAGAATAAAAATTTTAAATTTAGAAAAGGTGATGTTCTGGTTTCAACCAAGCAATACGGTGTGAAATATTTATTGGAAACCCTGGAACCAGAAACAACAGATTCTTTCTTCAACTGGAATTTCTTTGATGGTATTCTTGGCCAAAAAGAATATTTCTCCGATTACGTTTTCGAAGATACCGCCGCTGATTTATTGAAAAACAATCAAGTTTTAAAAACCGCTTTTGAATTTGAAAAAATAGCAAACCCCGATTTTGCAAAAGATGGTAAAGCTCAGTTAGAGTGGGTTTATAAACATTCTGATTACAATGAAGGAAGCGTTGGTTTATATCCGATCTTTAGAGTTTTGTAA
- a CDS encoding DUF3060 domain-containing protein produces MKKITILAFVITICGSYNHCNAQIGDIINAVKKSTEVRKGGATGTVNQNNGNIEVQGNNQVKTFTMDGQKLEIVGNDHLITVNGYASTISLQGTGNKITVNSVKSIDITGVNNKLYYKSSPNKNGKASSSVSGVDNSVIKLK; encoded by the coding sequence ATGAAAAAAATAACGATTCTTGCATTTGTCATCACAATTTGTGGCAGTTATAACCATTGCAACGCTCAAATTGGGGACATTATTAATGCAGTGAAAAAGTCGACAGAAGTGAGAAAAGGTGGTGCAACAGGGACTGTTAACCAAAATAATGGAAACATCGAAGTTCAAGGAAACAACCAGGTGAAAACATTTACCATGGATGGTCAAAAATTAGAAATCGTTGGTAATGATCACCTCATTACGGTTAACGGATATGCTTCCACCATTTCTCTTCAAGGTACAGGAAACAAGATTACCGTAAACTCTGTAAAAAGTATCGACATCACTGGCGTGAATAATAAATTGTATTACAAAAGCTCTCCTAATAAAAACGGAAAAGCTTCAAGTTCGGTTTCTGGCGTCGATAATTCGGTGATAAAGCTTAAATAA
- a CDS encoding ferrous iron transport protein A: MKGDISNKLCCFPRNKSGKILGYENDDLKMPNKIIEMGLLPETVFKVLYQAPFKGPLYIEFGDEKSRIALREEEARFIIVETLS; encoded by the coding sequence TTGAAAGGAGATATTTCGAATAAATTATGCTGCTTCCCACGAAATAAGTCGGGGAAAATCTTAGGCTATGAAAATGATGACCTTAAGATGCCCAATAAAATTATTGAAATGGGTCTTTTGCCAGAAACGGTATTCAAAGTTCTATACCAGGCTCCCTTCAAAGGACCGCTTTACATCGAGTTTGGTGATGAGAAAAGTCGTATCGCTCTCCGCGAGGAAGAGGCTCGATTTATCATCGTAGAAACTTTGTCCTAG
- a CDS encoding TonB-dependent receptor — protein sequence MRKISTLFVLFLTIYSWAQSSITGKISDIDGKPVASASVTVEEPGKDAIIAYSITNSKGEYKVTFTSSEANVDLKIKAFNQKPSQKTVKNESQTQNFSLQSDATEIKEVKIKARMINKRGDTISYDIKAFESKADRTLSDVLKKMPGIEVNKDGTILYQGEPLVKFYVNGKDLMEGGYGTINNSLPTGAVKKIEVLENHQPVKILQDKVPSENAALNVVLKNAVTMTGRGEVGVGMEPLLWNVKLTPMFFGQKNQWVLNYKTNNTGESVEREGNLLSFGNRYEGRRGNSAGNYWLSVDKASVPNLPEKRYLMNNVHFFSANVLMTPFKSKEWELKANMSYTNNAIKRDSYLETSYEQDTNFFKAGKITTAESNNLYSNAAKGEVIITKNAKKGFFKNTTTWNGFWNEDQGSTSTRYNLQVPDPTLKDIFIDESLTAPTGIIKNSLSTIIPWKEKLVNFMSYLSYQKDRQTLSAEYENFTDLGAGFDRFDQKISSSTLMANHSASVGFSYKRLTITPEVGLNLSFNEMNSQLYADRNILGLAYQNSLKWNEINPYTQVGLNYKGNAFNASINLPLNMYGIDYKDLLRKKDSEVNKTVFEPTFYGSYDFASFWKVSGFAGLNYNFGSFGSVYDGLVLTSPKSLNARDSQLLPENRNINSSARLEYRNPLNNLFFNVRYGYNDMKKNIITKSRPFASGASAITLEYIDNNSYSQNESAEIGKYFPKFKTNASASFTNRDSNSFSILVDQNNVDNYIENKNNSRSLALKLNNTYFSWMSLDYNISFNWNKNSDDYRNNVNKNSGWNHNLNVFLYPVENHTIGLVWDDVTTSQGATNLRNSFYDLSYQYTWAKKKIDFEIKWLNIANKRLYETIGYNTTYFSTTRNSIEIRPSQVMFTVKFNFK from the coding sequence ATGAGGAAAATCTCGACGCTTTTCGTTTTATTTCTAACCATTTATTCTTGGGCACAATCTTCAATCACTGGAAAAATCAGTGATATTGACGGAAAACCTGTTGCCAGTGCGAGTGTGACAGTGGAAGAGCCAGGAAAAGATGCAATTATTGCTTACTCAATTACCAATTCTAAAGGAGAGTATAAAGTGACCTTTACCAGCTCTGAAGCGAATGTTGATTTAAAAATTAAAGCTTTTAATCAAAAACCTTCTCAGAAAACGGTAAAAAATGAAAGTCAGACACAAAATTTTTCCTTGCAATCAGACGCGACTGAGATTAAAGAAGTGAAGATTAAAGCGAGAATGATTAATAAACGAGGCGATACCATTTCTTATGATATTAAAGCCTTCGAAAGTAAAGCTGATCGTACTCTTTCCGATGTTTTGAAGAAAATGCCTGGTATCGAAGTTAATAAAGACGGAACGATTTTATACCAAGGTGAACCGCTGGTCAAGTTCTATGTTAATGGTAAAGATCTAATGGAGGGAGGTTATGGAACCATTAACAATTCACTACCTACAGGTGCTGTAAAAAAAATTGAGGTGTTGGAAAATCATCAACCTGTTAAAATTTTACAAGACAAAGTTCCATCTGAAAACGCAGCGCTAAACGTAGTTTTAAAAAATGCGGTTACAATGACAGGTAGAGGAGAAGTAGGAGTTGGAATGGAACCTCTTTTATGGAATGTAAAACTTACGCCTATGTTTTTTGGACAGAAAAATCAGTGGGTACTTAATTATAAAACGAATAACACCGGAGAAAGTGTGGAGCGTGAAGGAAACCTTTTATCTTTTGGAAATCGCTATGAAGGAAGAAGAGGGAATTCTGCAGGTAATTATTGGTTAAGTGTTGATAAAGCGAGTGTTCCTAATTTACCAGAAAAAAGATATTTGATGAACAACGTTCATTTTTTCTCAGCGAATGTATTGATGACTCCTTTTAAAAGCAAAGAATGGGAACTTAAAGCCAATATGAGTTATACTAATAATGCAATTAAAAGAGATTCCTACCTTGAGACTAGTTATGAGCAAGACACCAACTTTTTTAAAGCGGGTAAGATTACCACAGCGGAATCTAATAATTTATATAGTAATGCTGCAAAAGGTGAAGTCATTATCACCAAAAATGCGAAAAAAGGGTTCTTCAAAAACACGACTACCTGGAACGGCTTCTGGAATGAGGATCAAGGGAGTACCTCTACTAGATATAACCTCCAAGTTCCAGATCCAACTTTAAAGGATATTTTCATAGATGAATCGCTGACCGCACCTACAGGAATTATTAAAAACTCCTTAAGTACAATTATCCCTTGGAAAGAAAAATTAGTTAACTTCATGAGTTATCTTTCTTATCAAAAGGACAGACAAACCTTATCAGCTGAATATGAAAATTTTACAGATCTTGGTGCCGGTTTCGATAGGTTCGATCAAAAGATTTCTTCTTCAACCTTAATGGCAAATCACTCTGCTTCCGTTGGATTTTCGTATAAAAGATTAACGATAACTCCAGAAGTTGGTTTGAATCTCTCTTTTAACGAGATGAATTCGCAATTATATGCTGATCGTAATATATTGGGTCTCGCCTATCAAAATAGCCTGAAATGGAATGAAATTAATCCTTATACTCAGGTCGGTCTGAATTATAAAGGAAATGCTTTCAATGCCAGTATTAATTTACCTCTAAATATGTACGGTATTGATTATAAAGATCTGCTGCGTAAAAAAGATTCAGAAGTTAATAAAACTGTTTTTGAACCAACCTTTTATGGAAGTTATGATTTTGCCTCTTTTTGGAAAGTTTCTGGGTTTGCGGGTTTAAATTATAATTTTGGAAGTTTTGGTTCTGTATATGACGGCCTTGTTTTAACAAGTCCTAAATCTTTAAACGCAAGAGATAGCCAGCTTTTACCGGAAAATAGAAATATCAATTCTTCGGCAAGATTAGAATATAGAAATCCATTGAATAATTTATTCTTTAATGTAAGATATGGATATAATGATATGAAGAAGAACATTATTACTAAATCACGCCCTTTTGCCTCTGGTGCATCTGCCATAACTTTAGAGTATATAGATAATAATTCTTACTCTCAAAATGAGAGTGCTGAGATTGGAAAATATTTCCCAAAATTCAAAACAAATGCGTCTGCCAGTTTTACCAATAGAGACTCTAACTCGTTTAGTATTTTGGTAGATCAAAATAATGTGGATAATTATATTGAAAATAAAAACAATAGTCGGAGTTTAGCTTTAAAACTTAATAATACCTATTTCTCGTGGATGAGTTTGGATTACAATATTTCATTCAACTGGAATAAAAACAGTGATGATTACAGAAATAATGTGAATAAGAATTCAGGCTGGAATCACAATCTGAATGTATTCCTTTATCCAGTAGAAAATCACACTATTGGCTTGGTTTGGGATGACGTGACCACTTCGCAAGGAGCAACTAATTTAAGGAATTCATTCTACGATCTTTCCTACCAATATACTTGGGCTAAAAAGAAAATTGATTTTGAAATCAAATGGTTAAATATTGCTAACAAAAGATTGTACGAAACAATCGGTTATAATACAACCTATTTCTCTACGACTAGAAACAGTATTGAAATTCGACCGAGTCAAGTGATGTTTACTGTGAAGTTTAATTTTAAATAG
- a CDS encoding DinB family protein, whose translation METLPNLRKELKQEYETTKKFFEVYPEGENDYQPHEKSMKLMPLATHIAEIFGWPDFMMQTEKLDFAAGDYQPTILHTKAQLIEKFEEDYEKSRKTLENIAEEDLNGRWTMNMGEVLLADFSKYEAMRHALNQITHHRAQLGVYYRLNDIQLPGSYGPSADNENF comes from the coding sequence ATGGAAACCCTACCTAACTTAAGAAAAGAATTGAAACAGGAGTACGAAACCACAAAGAAATTCTTTGAGGTTTATCCAGAGGGGGAAAATGATTATCAGCCACATGAAAAAAGCATGAAATTAATGCCTTTAGCAACTCATATTGCAGAGATTTTCGGTTGGCCAGATTTCATGATGCAAACAGAAAAACTCGATTTTGCGGCCGGCGATTATCAACCAACCATTCTCCATACTAAAGCACAACTTATCGAAAAATTCGAAGAAGACTATGAGAAAAGCAGAAAAACCTTAGAAAACATCGCCGAAGAGGATCTTAATGGGAGATGGACCATGAATATGGGAGAAGTACTACTTGCAGATTTTAGCAAATATGAAGCTATGAGGCACGCTCTCAATCAAATTACCCATCACAGAGCGCAATTGGGTGTTTACTACCGCTTAAATGACATTCAATTGCCAGGAAGCTATGGACCAAGTGCAGATAACGAAAATTTCTAA
- a CDS encoding DoxX family membrane protein: MIKNLIRIALGAFMLLAGIGHLTYARETFQAQVPDWIPLSKDFVVLASGVVEILLGLSMIFLVKQKKYAGLALAIFFVLVFPGNISQYLEHRDGFGLDTDTRRLVRLLFQPVLIFLALYSTDASKLFKKH, from the coding sequence ATGATTAAAAATTTAATAAGAATAGCATTAGGAGCTTTCATGCTTTTGGCAGGGATTGGTCATCTCACTTATGCTCGGGAAACTTTTCAGGCACAAGTTCCAGACTGGATTCCACTTTCGAAAGATTTCGTGGTGCTTGCTTCTGGCGTCGTAGAAATATTGCTGGGATTATCGATGATTTTTTTAGTAAAGCAAAAAAAATACGCAGGTTTAGCTCTCGCAATATTTTTTGTCTTGGTTTTTCCTGGAAACATTTCGCAATATCTCGAGCATCGTGACGGATTTGGTTTGGATACTGATACTAGGAGACTCGTAAGGTTATTATTTCAGCCTGTTTTAATCTTTTTAGCATTGTACTCTACAGATGCTTCGAAACTATTTAAGAAACATTGA